Proteins encoded together in one Phalacrocorax carbo chromosome 18, bPhaCar2.1, whole genome shotgun sequence window:
- the ADAMTSL2 gene encoding ADAMTS-like protein 2 isoform X3 produces the protein MEHPANTLISEGFACLENPIGCDGILFSTHTLDKCGVCQGDGSSCTHVTGSYRKGNSHLGYSLVTHIPAGARDIQIVERKKSADVLAVADEAGYYFFNGNYKVDSPKNFNIAGTVFKYRRPMDVYETGIEYIVAQGPTNQGLNIMVWNQNGKNPSITFEYTLLRKPHSKNLQPIYYTFSESESEESREFDGDVPLGFIQHNATYFGKISRERIDLENQVFGRQDTEEDLNLSKGQETNEVYERAETIDCEPKLKGKQPQDSNVTRSTYQTDHDDRDFDPRLTSREFLSENAITDKLLDKTSDSKELMLNMTMNSIFAQGDPINSVGSHIDSLYVDYEDTDGIVTYTINSTYMELSNSKAINTSAETPFSNATVTMTSPQGNRTHKARNRLKLLRKGQGVSAADMYRWKLSSHEPCSSTCTTGVMSTYAMCVRYDGIEVDDTYCDAMTRPEPVHEFCAGRECQPRWETSSWSECSRTCGEGYQFRIVRCWKMISPGFDSSVYSDLCESADITRPDERKVCKNPACGPQWEMSEWSECPARCGERSVVTRDIRCSEEEKLCDASARPLAEKNCTGPPCDRQWTVSDWGPCSGGCGQGRMIRHVYCKTSDGRVVPESQCNLEAKPLAIHPCGDKNCPSHWLAQDWERCNTTCGRGVKKRIVLCLEIVNGKIKTRNPTDCDVAKKPVEETTCFERPCFKWYTTPWSECTKTCGIGVRMRDVKCYQGKDIVRGCDPLVKPVGKQTCDLQPCPTEPPDDSCQDQAGTNCALAIKVNLCSHWYYSKACCRSCRAPHS, from the exons ATGGAACATCCTGCAAATACACTGATTTCCGAGGGGTTTGCGTGTCTGGAAAAT CCCATTGGATGCGATGGCATTCTCTTTTCCACCCACACCTTGGATAAATGTGGTGTTTGCCAAGGAGATGGGAGCAGCTGCACTCACGTGACCGGCAGTTACCGGAAAGGAAATTCTCATCTTG GCTATTCTCTGGTAACGCACATTCCTGCTGGAGCAAGGGATATCCAGATAGTAGAACGGAAAAAATCTGCAGATGTTCTGG CTGTGGCTGATGAAGCCGGGTACTATTTCTTCAATGGGAACTACAAAGTTGACAGTCCGAAAAACTTCAACATTGCAGGCACGGTGTTCAAGTACCGCAGGCCCATGGATGTTTATGAGACCGGCATAGAGTATATTGTTGCACAAGGACCGACAAATCAAGGGTTGAATATAATG GTCTGGAATCAAAATGGCAAGAATCCATCCATCACATTTGAATACACCCTCCTGAGGAAGCCACACTCAAAAAATCTGCAGCCCATCTACTACACCTTCTCTGAGTCAGAGAGCGAAGAAAGCAGAGAGTTTGATGGAGACGTGCCATTGGGTTTTATCCAGCACAATGCAACCTATTTTGGGAAAATCTCCAGGGAACGGATAGACTTGGAGAACCAGGTGTTTGGAAGGCAGGACACGGAGGAAGATTTAAACTTGAGCAAAGGTCAGGAAACCAATGAGGTCTATGAAAGAGCAGAAACAATTGACTGTGAGCCAAAACTGAAGGGCAAACAACCCCAAG ATTCAAACGTAACCAGGTCTACTTACCAGACAGACCATGACGACAGAGACTTCGACCCCAGGTTGACCTCCAGGGAATTCCTTTCGGAGAATGCCATCACGGACAAGCTGCTGGACAAGACCTCGGACTCGAAGGAGTTGATGCTCAACATGACCATGAACAGCATCTTTGCCCAGGGAGACCCAATCAACTCTGTGGGGTCACACATTGACAGCCTCTATGTTGACTATGAGGACACTGATGGTATTGTGACCTACACCATTAATAGCACCTACATGGAGCTGAGCAACAGCAAAGCCATCAACACGTCTGCAGAGACACCGTTTTCAAATGCCACTGTCACCATGACCAGCCCTCAAGGGAACAGAACCCACAAAGCAAG AAACAGATTGAAGTTGTTAAGAAAGGGCCAAGGTGTGAGTGCTGCTGACATGTACAGGTGGAAGCTTTCCTCCCATGAACCCTGCAGCTCTACATGTACCACAG GAGTGATGTCCACATATGCTATGTGTGTTCGCTATGATGGGATCGAAGTGGATGATACGTACTGTGATGCCATGACCCGTCCCGAGCCCGTCCATGAGTTCTGTGCTGGGAGAGAGTGCCAGCCAAG GTGGGAGACGAGCAGCTGGAGCGAGTGCTCCCGCACCTGTGGGGAGGGCTACCAGTTCCGCATCGTCCGCTGCTGGAAGATGATCTCTCCGGGATTCGACAGCTCTGTCTACAGTGACCTCTGCGAGTCCGCTGACATCACCCGGCCGGACGAGCGCAAGGTCTGCAAGAACCCAGCCTGCGGGCCCCAGTGGGAGATGTCGGAGTGGTCCGAG TGCCCAGCCCGGTGCGGAGAGCGGAGCGTGGTGACGCGGGACATCCGCTGCTCGGAGGAGGAGAAGCTGTGCGACGCCAGCGCCCGGCCCCTGGCCGAGAAGAACTGCACCGGACCCCCCTGCGACCGGCAGTGGACCGTCTCCGACTGGGGACCG TGCAGTggcggctgcgggcaggggaGGATGATCCGGCACGTGTACTGCAAAACCAGCGACGGGCGCGTGGTACCGGAGTCGCAGTGCAACCTGGAGGCGAAGCCGCTGGCCATCCATCCCTGCGGGGACAAGAACTGCCCCTCGCACTGGCTGGCGCAGGACTGGGAGCGG TGCAATACCACATGCGGCCGGGGCGTGAAGAAGAGGATCGTGCTCTGCCTGGAGATCGTCAATGGCAAGATCAAGACCCGCAACCCCACCGACTGCGACGTCGCCAAGAAGCCCGTGGAGGAAACAACATGCTTTGAGCGGCCGTGCTTCAAGTGGTACACGACCCCCTGGTCAGAG TGCACGAAGACCTGCGGCATTGGTGTGAGGATGCGGGACGTGAAGTGCTACCAAGGGAAAGACATTGTCCGGGGCTGTGACCCACTGGTGAAGCCGGTGGGCAAACAGACCTGCgacctgcagccctgccccacagagcccccag ACGACAGCTGCCAGGACCAGGCAGGAACCAACTGCGCTTTGGCCATCAAAGTTAACCTGTGCAGCCACTGGTACTACAGCAAAGCCTGCTGCCGCTCCTGCCGCGCGCCCCACTCCTAG
- the ADAMTSL2 gene encoding ADAMTS-like protein 2 isoform X2, with amino-acid sequence MKISKWRWNNISVSARSQLKGTLALLLVGNIAFVIAQDLAQTSNSLEEGADVTAYWWGEWTKWTACTRTCGGGVKSQERHCLRQRRKSVSGLANKTCTGTSKRYQLCKVQECPANGRSFREEQCSSFNSHVYNGRTYQWKPLYPDDYVHISSKPCDLHCTTVDGQRQLMVQARDGTSCKYTDFRGVCVSGKCEPIGCDGILFSTHTLDKCGVCQGDGSSCTHVTGSYRKGNSHLGYSLVTHIPAGARDIQIVERKKSADVLAVADEAGYYFFNGNYKVDSPKNFNIAGTVFKYRRPMDVYETGIEYIVAQGPTNQGLNIMVWNQNGKNPSITFEYTLLRKPHSKNLQPIYYTFSESESEESREFDGDVPLGFIQHNATYFGKISRERIDLENQVFGRQDTEEDLNLSKDSNVTRSTYQTDHDDRDFDPRLTSREFLSENAITDKLLDKTSDSKELMLNMTMNSIFAQGDPINSVGSHIDSLYVDYEDTDGIVTYTINSTYMELSNSKAINTSAETPFSNATVTMTSPQGNRTHKARNRLKLLRKGQGVSAADMYRWKLSSHEPCSSTCTTGVMSTYAMCVRYDGIEVDDTYCDAMTRPEPVHEFCAGRECQPRWETSSWSECSRTCGEGYQFRIVRCWKMISPGFDSSVYSDLCESADITRPDERKVCKNPACGPQWEMSEWSECPARCGERSVVTRDIRCSEEEKLCDASARPLAEKNCTGPPCDRQWTVSDWGPCSGGCGQGRMIRHVYCKTSDGRVVPESQCNLEAKPLAIHPCGDKNCPSHWLAQDWERCNTTCGRGVKKRIVLCLEIVNGKIKTRNPTDCDVAKKPVEETTCFERPCFKWYTTPWSECTKTCGIGVRMRDVKCYQGKDIVRGCDPLVKPVGKQTCDLQPCPTEPPDDSCQDQAGTNCALAIKVNLCSHWYYSKACCRSCRAPHS; translated from the exons ATGAAGATATCTAAGTGGAGGTGGAACAACATCTCCGTCAGTGCGCGATCCCAGCTGAAAGGCACCCTGGCCCTTCTTCTTGTGGGCAACATTGCCTTTGTGATCGCTCAG GACCTCGCGCAGACCTCCAACAGcctggaggaaggggcagaCGTCACCGCGTACTGGTGGGGCGAGTGGACCAAGTGGACAGCGTGCACCAGGACCTGCGGGGGAGGCGTCAAGTCCCAGGAGAGGCACTGCCTGCGGCAGAG AAGAAAGTCAGTGAGTGGGCTGGCTAATAAAACTTGCACTGGAACATCCAAAAGATACCAGCTCTGCAAAGTACAA GAGTGCCCTGCGAACGGAAGGAGCTTTCGAGAGGAGCAGTGTTCATCATTTAACTCCCATGTGTATAACGGCAGAACGTATCAATGGAAACCTTTATATCCTG ATGACTATGTTCACATTTCTAGCAAGCCCTGTGACCTCCATTGCACCACTGTGGATGGTCAGAGACAGTTAATGGTTCAGGCTCGGGATGGAACATCCTGCAAATACACTGATTTCCGAGGGGTTTGCGTGTCTGGAAAATGTGAG CCCATTGGATGCGATGGCATTCTCTTTTCCACCCACACCTTGGATAAATGTGGTGTTTGCCAAGGAGATGGGAGCAGCTGCACTCACGTGACCGGCAGTTACCGGAAAGGAAATTCTCATCTTG GCTATTCTCTGGTAACGCACATTCCTGCTGGAGCAAGGGATATCCAGATAGTAGAACGGAAAAAATCTGCAGATGTTCTGG CTGTGGCTGATGAAGCCGGGTACTATTTCTTCAATGGGAACTACAAAGTTGACAGTCCGAAAAACTTCAACATTGCAGGCACGGTGTTCAAGTACCGCAGGCCCATGGATGTTTATGAGACCGGCATAGAGTATATTGTTGCACAAGGACCGACAAATCAAGGGTTGAATATAATG GTCTGGAATCAAAATGGCAAGAATCCATCCATCACATTTGAATACACCCTCCTGAGGAAGCCACACTCAAAAAATCTGCAGCCCATCTACTACACCTTCTCTGAGTCAGAGAGCGAAGAAAGCAGAGAGTTTGATGGAGACGTGCCATTGGGTTTTATCCAGCACAATGCAACCTATTTTGGGAAAATCTCCAGGGAACGGATAGACTTGGAGAACCAGGTGTTTGGAAGGCAGGACACGGAGGAAGATTTAAACTTGAGCAAAG ATTCAAACGTAACCAGGTCTACTTACCAGACAGACCATGACGACAGAGACTTCGACCCCAGGTTGACCTCCAGGGAATTCCTTTCGGAGAATGCCATCACGGACAAGCTGCTGGACAAGACCTCGGACTCGAAGGAGTTGATGCTCAACATGACCATGAACAGCATCTTTGCCCAGGGAGACCCAATCAACTCTGTGGGGTCACACATTGACAGCCTCTATGTTGACTATGAGGACACTGATGGTATTGTGACCTACACCATTAATAGCACCTACATGGAGCTGAGCAACAGCAAAGCCATCAACACGTCTGCAGAGACACCGTTTTCAAATGCCACTGTCACCATGACCAGCCCTCAAGGGAACAGAACCCACAAAGCAAG AAACAGATTGAAGTTGTTAAGAAAGGGCCAAGGTGTGAGTGCTGCTGACATGTACAGGTGGAAGCTTTCCTCCCATGAACCCTGCAGCTCTACATGTACCACAG GAGTGATGTCCACATATGCTATGTGTGTTCGCTATGATGGGATCGAAGTGGATGATACGTACTGTGATGCCATGACCCGTCCCGAGCCCGTCCATGAGTTCTGTGCTGGGAGAGAGTGCCAGCCAAG GTGGGAGACGAGCAGCTGGAGCGAGTGCTCCCGCACCTGTGGGGAGGGCTACCAGTTCCGCATCGTCCGCTGCTGGAAGATGATCTCTCCGGGATTCGACAGCTCTGTCTACAGTGACCTCTGCGAGTCCGCTGACATCACCCGGCCGGACGAGCGCAAGGTCTGCAAGAACCCAGCCTGCGGGCCCCAGTGGGAGATGTCGGAGTGGTCCGAG TGCCCAGCCCGGTGCGGAGAGCGGAGCGTGGTGACGCGGGACATCCGCTGCTCGGAGGAGGAGAAGCTGTGCGACGCCAGCGCCCGGCCCCTGGCCGAGAAGAACTGCACCGGACCCCCCTGCGACCGGCAGTGGACCGTCTCCGACTGGGGACCG TGCAGTggcggctgcgggcaggggaGGATGATCCGGCACGTGTACTGCAAAACCAGCGACGGGCGCGTGGTACCGGAGTCGCAGTGCAACCTGGAGGCGAAGCCGCTGGCCATCCATCCCTGCGGGGACAAGAACTGCCCCTCGCACTGGCTGGCGCAGGACTGGGAGCGG TGCAATACCACATGCGGCCGGGGCGTGAAGAAGAGGATCGTGCTCTGCCTGGAGATCGTCAATGGCAAGATCAAGACCCGCAACCCCACCGACTGCGACGTCGCCAAGAAGCCCGTGGAGGAAACAACATGCTTTGAGCGGCCGTGCTTCAAGTGGTACACGACCCCCTGGTCAGAG TGCACGAAGACCTGCGGCATTGGTGTGAGGATGCGGGACGTGAAGTGCTACCAAGGGAAAGACATTGTCCGGGGCTGTGACCCACTGGTGAAGCCGGTGGGCAAACAGACCTGCgacctgcagccctgccccacagagcccccag ACGACAGCTGCCAGGACCAGGCAGGAACCAACTGCGCTTTGGCCATCAAAGTTAACCTGTGCAGCCACTGGTACTACAGCAAAGCCTGCTGCCGCTCCTGCCGCGCGCCCCACTCCTAG
- the FAM163B gene encoding protein FAM163B: MTAGTVVITGGILATVILLCIIAVLCYCRLQYYCCKKDESEEDEEEPDFAVHSHIPPLHCNRNVVLTNGPSLYTSSPFSKKPAPSRPSCPSCTPYEPPTFFLQEPPEELHNGGDRVSYKTVSQEDLALPVSVTNMQALNPNRLLAMREAFSRSRSISTDV, translated from the exons ATGACAGCCGGGACTGTGGTCATCACAGGTGGAATATTAGCGACTGTCATTTTGCTTTGTATCATCGCTGTCCTCTGCTACTGTAGGCTCCAG TACTACTGCTGCAAGAAGGATGAATccgaggaggacgaggaggagCCCGACTTCGCCGTGCACTCCCACATCCCGCCGCTCCACTGCAACCGCAACGTAGTGCTGACCAACGGCCCGTCCCTCTACACCTCGTCACCCTTCAGCAAGAAGCCGGCACCCAGccgccccagctgccccagctgcacGCCGTACGAGCCCCCCACCTTCTTCCTGCAGGAGCCCCCCGAGGAGCTGCACAATGGGGGCGACCGGGTGAGCTACAAGACGGTGAGCCAAGAAGATCTCGCCCTGCCGGTGAGCGTGACCAACATGCAGGCGCTCAACCCCAACCGGCTCTTGGCCATGCGGGAAGCTTTCTCCCGCAGCCGCAGCATAAGCACCGATGTGTGA
- the ADAMTSL2 gene encoding ADAMTS-like protein 2 isoform X1, translated as MKISKWRWNNISVSARSQLKGTLALLLVGNIAFVIAQDLAQTSNSLEEGADVTAYWWGEWTKWTACTRTCGGGVKSQERHCLRQRRKSVSGLANKTCTGTSKRYQLCKVQECPANGRSFREEQCSSFNSHVYNGRTYQWKPLYPDDYVHISSKPCDLHCTTVDGQRQLMVQARDGTSCKYTDFRGVCVSGKCEPIGCDGILFSTHTLDKCGVCQGDGSSCTHVTGSYRKGNSHLGYSLVTHIPAGARDIQIVERKKSADVLAVADEAGYYFFNGNYKVDSPKNFNIAGTVFKYRRPMDVYETGIEYIVAQGPTNQGLNIMVWNQNGKNPSITFEYTLLRKPHSKNLQPIYYTFSESESEESREFDGDVPLGFIQHNATYFGKISRERIDLENQVFGRQDTEEDLNLSKGQETNEVYERAETIDCEPKLKGKQPQDSNVTRSTYQTDHDDRDFDPRLTSREFLSENAITDKLLDKTSDSKELMLNMTMNSIFAQGDPINSVGSHIDSLYVDYEDTDGIVTYTINSTYMELSNSKAINTSAETPFSNATVTMTSPQGNRTHKARNRLKLLRKGQGVSAADMYRWKLSSHEPCSSTCTTGVMSTYAMCVRYDGIEVDDTYCDAMTRPEPVHEFCAGRECQPRWETSSWSECSRTCGEGYQFRIVRCWKMISPGFDSSVYSDLCESADITRPDERKVCKNPACGPQWEMSEWSECPARCGERSVVTRDIRCSEEEKLCDASARPLAEKNCTGPPCDRQWTVSDWGPCSGGCGQGRMIRHVYCKTSDGRVVPESQCNLEAKPLAIHPCGDKNCPSHWLAQDWERCNTTCGRGVKKRIVLCLEIVNGKIKTRNPTDCDVAKKPVEETTCFERPCFKWYTTPWSECTKTCGIGVRMRDVKCYQGKDIVRGCDPLVKPVGKQTCDLQPCPTEPPDDSCQDQAGTNCALAIKVNLCSHWYYSKACCRSCRAPHS; from the exons ATGAAGATATCTAAGTGGAGGTGGAACAACATCTCCGTCAGTGCGCGATCCCAGCTGAAAGGCACCCTGGCCCTTCTTCTTGTGGGCAACATTGCCTTTGTGATCGCTCAG GACCTCGCGCAGACCTCCAACAGcctggaggaaggggcagaCGTCACCGCGTACTGGTGGGGCGAGTGGACCAAGTGGACAGCGTGCACCAGGACCTGCGGGGGAGGCGTCAAGTCCCAGGAGAGGCACTGCCTGCGGCAGAG AAGAAAGTCAGTGAGTGGGCTGGCTAATAAAACTTGCACTGGAACATCCAAAAGATACCAGCTCTGCAAAGTACAA GAGTGCCCTGCGAACGGAAGGAGCTTTCGAGAGGAGCAGTGTTCATCATTTAACTCCCATGTGTATAACGGCAGAACGTATCAATGGAAACCTTTATATCCTG ATGACTATGTTCACATTTCTAGCAAGCCCTGTGACCTCCATTGCACCACTGTGGATGGTCAGAGACAGTTAATGGTTCAGGCTCGGGATGGAACATCCTGCAAATACACTGATTTCCGAGGGGTTTGCGTGTCTGGAAAATGTGAG CCCATTGGATGCGATGGCATTCTCTTTTCCACCCACACCTTGGATAAATGTGGTGTTTGCCAAGGAGATGGGAGCAGCTGCACTCACGTGACCGGCAGTTACCGGAAAGGAAATTCTCATCTTG GCTATTCTCTGGTAACGCACATTCCTGCTGGAGCAAGGGATATCCAGATAGTAGAACGGAAAAAATCTGCAGATGTTCTGG CTGTGGCTGATGAAGCCGGGTACTATTTCTTCAATGGGAACTACAAAGTTGACAGTCCGAAAAACTTCAACATTGCAGGCACGGTGTTCAAGTACCGCAGGCCCATGGATGTTTATGAGACCGGCATAGAGTATATTGTTGCACAAGGACCGACAAATCAAGGGTTGAATATAATG GTCTGGAATCAAAATGGCAAGAATCCATCCATCACATTTGAATACACCCTCCTGAGGAAGCCACACTCAAAAAATCTGCAGCCCATCTACTACACCTTCTCTGAGTCAGAGAGCGAAGAAAGCAGAGAGTTTGATGGAGACGTGCCATTGGGTTTTATCCAGCACAATGCAACCTATTTTGGGAAAATCTCCAGGGAACGGATAGACTTGGAGAACCAGGTGTTTGGAAGGCAGGACACGGAGGAAGATTTAAACTTGAGCAAAGGTCAGGAAACCAATGAGGTCTATGAAAGAGCAGAAACAATTGACTGTGAGCCAAAACTGAAGGGCAAACAACCCCAAG ATTCAAACGTAACCAGGTCTACTTACCAGACAGACCATGACGACAGAGACTTCGACCCCAGGTTGACCTCCAGGGAATTCCTTTCGGAGAATGCCATCACGGACAAGCTGCTGGACAAGACCTCGGACTCGAAGGAGTTGATGCTCAACATGACCATGAACAGCATCTTTGCCCAGGGAGACCCAATCAACTCTGTGGGGTCACACATTGACAGCCTCTATGTTGACTATGAGGACACTGATGGTATTGTGACCTACACCATTAATAGCACCTACATGGAGCTGAGCAACAGCAAAGCCATCAACACGTCTGCAGAGACACCGTTTTCAAATGCCACTGTCACCATGACCAGCCCTCAAGGGAACAGAACCCACAAAGCAAG AAACAGATTGAAGTTGTTAAGAAAGGGCCAAGGTGTGAGTGCTGCTGACATGTACAGGTGGAAGCTTTCCTCCCATGAACCCTGCAGCTCTACATGTACCACAG GAGTGATGTCCACATATGCTATGTGTGTTCGCTATGATGGGATCGAAGTGGATGATACGTACTGTGATGCCATGACCCGTCCCGAGCCCGTCCATGAGTTCTGTGCTGGGAGAGAGTGCCAGCCAAG GTGGGAGACGAGCAGCTGGAGCGAGTGCTCCCGCACCTGTGGGGAGGGCTACCAGTTCCGCATCGTCCGCTGCTGGAAGATGATCTCTCCGGGATTCGACAGCTCTGTCTACAGTGACCTCTGCGAGTCCGCTGACATCACCCGGCCGGACGAGCGCAAGGTCTGCAAGAACCCAGCCTGCGGGCCCCAGTGGGAGATGTCGGAGTGGTCCGAG TGCCCAGCCCGGTGCGGAGAGCGGAGCGTGGTGACGCGGGACATCCGCTGCTCGGAGGAGGAGAAGCTGTGCGACGCCAGCGCCCGGCCCCTGGCCGAGAAGAACTGCACCGGACCCCCCTGCGACCGGCAGTGGACCGTCTCCGACTGGGGACCG TGCAGTggcggctgcgggcaggggaGGATGATCCGGCACGTGTACTGCAAAACCAGCGACGGGCGCGTGGTACCGGAGTCGCAGTGCAACCTGGAGGCGAAGCCGCTGGCCATCCATCCCTGCGGGGACAAGAACTGCCCCTCGCACTGGCTGGCGCAGGACTGGGAGCGG TGCAATACCACATGCGGCCGGGGCGTGAAGAAGAGGATCGTGCTCTGCCTGGAGATCGTCAATGGCAAGATCAAGACCCGCAACCCCACCGACTGCGACGTCGCCAAGAAGCCCGTGGAGGAAACAACATGCTTTGAGCGGCCGTGCTTCAAGTGGTACACGACCCCCTGGTCAGAG TGCACGAAGACCTGCGGCATTGGTGTGAGGATGCGGGACGTGAAGTGCTACCAAGGGAAAGACATTGTCCGGGGCTGTGACCCACTGGTGAAGCCGGTGGGCAAACAGACCTGCgacctgcagccctgccccacagagcccccag ACGACAGCTGCCAGGACCAGGCAGGAACCAACTGCGCTTTGGCCATCAAAGTTAACCTGTGCAGCCACTGGTACTACAGCAAAGCCTGCTGCCGCTCCTGCCGCGCGCCCCACTCCTAG